The Maritimibacter sp. DP1N21-5 DNA window GCCGGGAACTCCCCCGCCGCCGCGCGATCGCGAAGCGCCCGGCGCAGAACCTTGTTGTTTGCGCCCCGGGGCACGGCCTCGACCGCGACGAAGATGCGCGGCGTCTTGTAGCGTGCGAGGTGTGTTTCGGCATGTGCAGCAAGCGCCGCATCGTTGACCGAGACACCCACCTCCGGCTGGTAGAAACAGGCGATGACGCTGGCGCTCTCCGACACCGCCACCTCGACCACCGCGGCCTCGTGGACCGCCGGGTGGCGCATCATCGCGCTTTCGACTTCGAGCGGCGAGACCCGGAAACCGCCCGCGTTCATCATGTCGTCGTCCCGACCCAGGTAGGTGATGGCCCCGTCCGCCTCCATGCGGGCGGAGTCGCCGGTCAGGAACCATTCGCCTGCGTATCGTGCACGGGTTTCTTCTTCGGCCCCCACGTAGCCCAGCATCAGGCCGGGGTCGCTTTCATGGACGGCGAGAATGCCGGGTGCGCCGCGGGGCACGGGTCCGTCCTCGCCGATCACAGCGATCCTGCGGCCCGGCTGGGGATAGCCCAGGGTGCCGGGCGGGGCGGGTTTGCGGGGGCTTCCGGAAATGAAGGTCGAGCATTCCGACATGCCGAAAGCCTCGTGCAGCGTGGTGCCGGTGGCCTCTTCCCAGGCCGTGCGGATCGGCGCGGCAAGTTTTTCGCCTGCGCTCAGCCCGTGGCGGAGGGACGCGGACCCTGTGACGCCGACCCGCAACATCTGGCGGTAGACGCCCGGTGCCGCGGCAAAGATCGTGACGCGCTCGCGGACGAGCAAACCGGGCAAGGCCGAAGACGGCGTTCCGGGCGTGGGGATGAGCGCGGTCGCTCCGATCGACCATGGGTCCATCAACCCCGTGCCCAGCGTGTAGGTCCAGTTGAAGGCCCCGGCATGCATGAGCCGGTCGTTCGCAGTCAGATCATACCAGCCCTCCCACATCATCCGCCGCGCCCAGATCGCGCGATGGGCGTGGAGCACGGCGCGGGGTTTGCCGGAGGTCCCCGAGGTGAAAATCGCGTAGGCGGGGCGGTGGGTATCCCCCATCGATGCAGCCGGACCCAAACCATGCGCAAGGGCCCGTATGTCTTCGAGCGTCTTGATCGGGGCGGTTGCAGGGGAGGGGACCGCAATGCCCGGCGAGGCGATGATCAGACGCGGCTCGATTTGGAGCGCCATTTTGGTGATCTCGCCGTCGGTGAGCTGAGACGAGGTCGGCACCGGCACCAGACCGGCCCAGATGGCGCCGAGGAACGCAAGGGGAAACTCCACGTCGTTGCCGAGACGGAGGAGCACCCTGTCGCCGGGCTCGAGCCCAAGGGTCAGGAGCCCACCGGCGATCCTACGGACCGTTTCGGTCAGTCGCGCATATGACCAGTCCTCGCGGCCCTCGGGGCTGACCAGCGACAAGGCCGGCTTGTCCGGCGTCTCGGCCCCACCCGAAAGGACATAGGCGGCAAGGTTGAACGCCGCCGGGGGCGGCGTCAGGGTGTGGTCGGGGGCGAAGATGGCATCCATGCCGGAGAAATGCCCGCCGCGCGAAGGAGTTGCAATGGCGGCCTGCCAAGCGATAGAAACGCGCATGAGCCAGAACCAGCCCAGCCCGGACAAGGACGGTCAGCCGAGCCTTATCAAGCTTGCCCGCGAACGCGAGGGGGGCGCGGAGGTCGCCGACCCGATGCCTCTCGACCTGGGCGAGCGGGTGCGCGACCTGCGCAAGTCGCGCGGATGGACCTTGGAACAGGCGGCGTCTCAGGCGGGCCTCGCGCGCTCCACGCTCTCCAAGATCGAGAACGGCCAGATGTCCCCGACCTACGAGGCGCTGAAAAAGCTCGCCGTCGGGCTCGAGATTTCGGTGCCGCAGCTCTTCACGCCGCCTCGCGACGCGCGGGTGTCGGGCCGGATGACGGTGACGAAATCGGGCGAGGGACAGGAGCATCCGACCGCGACATACGAGCACGAATTGCTCGCCGGGGCCCTGACCAAGAAGGCGATGTTGCCTTACCGTGCCCGCGTGCGCGCACGCCGTTTCGACGAATTCGACGGCTGGGTCCGGCACGACGGGGAAGAGTTCCTCTATGTGCTGACCGGCGCGATCCGGTTGATCACCGAGTTCTACGAACCGATCGACATGCGCCGGGGCGACAGCGCCTATTACGACGCCTCGATGGGGCATAATGTGATTTCCACCTCGGAAGAGGATGCGCTGATCCTGTGGGTCACGTCGCTCTGATCCGCGCCGGCATCATGTTCTGACGCAAATTTCTGCCGAAAGGTCGGACAAGGCTCGCACCCTGCGGCGCGGCCTGTTAGGCGAGAAGGCAGGCGACAGGAGCACGACGAATGATACAGGTATTGGGAAGTTCCTGGGCGCTGCTTCTGGGCATCATGCTCCTGATGGTCGGCAACGGCATCCAGGGCACGCTGCTTGGTATTCGCGGCGCACTCGAGGGGTTCTCGACCTTCGAGATGTCGATCGTGATGTCGTCCTACTTCGCGGGCTTCCTGTTCGGCTCCCGCATGGCGCCGGAGCTGATCCGCAAAGTCGGTCATATCCGGGTCTTCGCCGCATTGGGCAGCTTCATCTCTGCCGTGCTGATCCTTTATCCGACGCTCACTGACCCGGTGGCTTGGTCGCTCCTCAGGCTCTTCATCGGCTTTTGCTTCTCCGGCGTCTACGTGACCGCCGAAAGCTGGCTCAACAACGCTGCCGACAACCAGAACCGGGGCAAGGCGCTGTCGCTTTATCTCATCGTGCAGATGATCGGGATCATCGTCGCGCAGGGCCTCGTGGTCGTGGGTGATCCGTCGGGTTTCATCCTTTTCGTCATTCCCTCGGTGCTCGTGTCGATTGCCTTCGCGCCGATCCTTCTGTCGGTCTCGCCGACGCCGCCTTTCGACACCGCGCGGCGGCTGACCCTGCGCAAGCTCTTCGAGATCTCGCCTCTGGGGGTGATCGGCATTCTCTTCGTGGGGGCCGCCTATGCCGTGATGTTCGGGATGGCCGGGGTCTATGGCACCGAGGCGGGCCTGTCCAAAGAGAACCTTTCCTATTTCGTGGCGAGCTTCTATCTGGGCGGTCTTCTGCTTCAGTATCCCATCGGGTGGCTCTCGGACCGCATCGGCCGCCGCGTCCTGATCATCGCGGCCGCGACGATCGGGGTCGTGGCGTCGCTGACGGCCTACCTGATCCCCGGTTACGGGACGCTGCTTTTGTCGGCCTTCTTCATCGGCGGGATGATGGGGCCGCTCTACGGGCTGCTCCTCGCGCATACGAACGACTATCTCGAACCCGAGGAGATGGCCGCCGCAAGTGCCGGGATGATGTTCATCAACGGCGTCGGTGCCATTGTCGGCCCTCTGGCCGCGGGGTGGATCATGGGGCCGCTCGGGGCGGGGGGGTTCTTCCTGGTGCTGGGTGTGCTTCTGAGTGTCGTGATCGCCTATGCCGTCTGGCGGTCGACCCAGCGCGCCGCCATTCCGGTCGATGAAACCGCCGGTTATGTCAGCGTCATGCCGCAGGCCTCGCCGGTGGCGGTGGAACTGGCACAGGAAATCTATGTCGAGGCACGTGAGGACGCGCAGGAAAGCGTGGAGGAGACGGATGCGAAAGTGTGAACGCAACATTCCAAAATATCCTTGCCCTTCCTTGAAACTATTGCAAATCTCGCACCAGGACAGTGCCGGCTGGGGAGGGACCTATGGCCACACCTGAGGAGATCCTTTCGTTCTGGCTCGACGAGGTCGGACCGGAAGGATGGTATGCCGCCGGAGAGACGCTGGATCGCTCGATCATCGAGCGCTTTGGCGGGGCCTGGGCGCAGGCGACGCAGGGCGCATTCTCCTTGTGGCTCACCTATCCGTCGGGCACACTGGCCTACATCATCCTGTTGGACCAGTTTCCGCGAAACATGTTCCGTGACGAGGCGAAGGCCTTTTCCACGGACAAGGTCGCGCTCGCTGCCGCCAAATGTGCCATCGACAAGGGCTGGGACATGAAGATCGCCGAGCCGGCCCGTCAGTTCTTCTATCTGCCGCTCATGCACTCGGAAAACCTCGCCGATCAGGATCGCTGCGTGCGTCTCATGCTCACGCGGATGCCGGAGACGGGGCAACCCAATCTCCTTCACGCCAAGGTCCACCGCGAGGTCATTCGCCGGTTCGGACGGTTCCCCTATCGCAACCAGGCGCTTTCGCGCACGACGACAGCGTCCGAGGCGGCCTTCGTGGATCAGGGCGGCTATGGCGCGGTTCTGCGCGAGTTGAGCGCCTGACGCGACGCGGACTTTCGAATCGGTTACGGTCCAAGGGTCCGTCGGCACTGCTGGCGGGCCTTGTTCCATGCGGGCTTGCCGCGCGCACGCTGGGTCCATTGTGCCCCTTCAAAAAGTAGTTTAAGGGTAAACTACTTTTTCAGAGGGAGTTAGACATGGCCGATACCAGCTTTGATGTCATCGTCGTGGGGTCCGGGCCCGGCGGCTATGTCGCGGCGATCCGCGCCGCCCAGCTCGGGCTCAAGACGGCCGTGATCGAGCGCGATCATCTGGGTGGGATCTGCCTCAACTGGGGATGTATCCCGACCAAGGCGCTCCTGCGCTCGGCCGAGGTCTACCACCTCATGCACCGCGCCAAGGATTTCGGCCTCTCCGTCGAGAAAGCCGATTACGATCTCTCCGCAGTTGTCGCGCGGTCGCGTGGCGTGGCGAAACAGCTTTCGGGCGGGGTCGCGCATCTTCTGAAAAAGAACAAGGTGACGGTCGTCATGGGCGCCGGCAAGCTCGCCGGGAAGGGCAAGGTCGAGGTCAAGACCGACAAGGGGACCGAAACGCTCACCGCCAAGAACATCATTATCGCCACGGGCGCCCGCGCGCGGGAGTTGCCGGGGCTGGAGGCTGACGGCGATCTGGTCTGGACCTACAAGCACGCCCTGAACCCGTCCCGGATGCCGAAGAAGCTCCTCGTCATAGGCTCCGGCGCGATCGGTATCGAGTTCGCAAGCTTCTTCAATACGCTCGGCTCGGATACCACGGTGGTCGAGGTGATGGACCGCGTGTTGCCCGTAGAGGACGCCGAAATCTCGGCTTTCGCCAAGAAGCAGTTCGAGAAGCAGGGCATGAAGATCCGCGAGAAATCGACGGTCAAGAAGCTTGACCGTGCCAAGGGCAAAGTAACGGCGCATATCGAGGCTGGCGGCAAGACGACGACGGAGGAGTTTGACACCGTGATCTCCGCCGTCGGCATCGTCGGCAACGTCGAGGGGCTCGGGCTCGAGGAAGCCGGGGTCAAGGTCGACCGGACCCATGTCGTGACCGACGAATACTGCCGCACAGGTGTCGAGGGGCTTTTTGCCATTGGCGACATCGCCGGCGCGCCCTGGCTTGCCCACAAGGCTTCGCACGAGGGGGTGATGGTCGCGGAACTCATCGCCGGCAAGCACGCGCATCCGGTGAAGCCCAACTCCATCGCGGGCTGCACCTATTGCCAGCCGCAGGTCGCAAGCGTCGGTTATACCGAGGCCAAGGCCAAGGAACTGGGTTACGAGGTCAAGGTCGGCAAGTTCCCTTTCATCGGGAACGGAAAGGCCATCGCGCTCGGCGAGCCCGAGGGGATGGTGAAGACCGTCTTCGATGCCAAGACCGGCGAGCTTCTGGGCGCGCATATGGTCGGGGCCGAGGTGACCGAGCTGATCCAGGGCTACGTGGTCGGACGGCAGCTCGAGACCACGGAAGAGGACCTCATGAACACGGTCTTCCCGCATCCCACCCTGTCCGAGATGATGCACGAGAGCGTTCTCGATGCTTACGGGCGGGCCATCCATTTCTAGAGCCACGCTTACTGGTAACGAAAATGGCGCCCGAGGGCGCCATTTTTTGTGACCATACGGTCGCGCAGGGGGGGGCGGGCGTCAGCCCCGCCGACGCCGCCCACCGCGCCGCCCGCCGGCGGCACCGGCGCTGCTGCTGCCGGGCTGGTTGAAGCGGATCCATTCGGCGCCGTGGGCGTCGTTGTTGAGAAGGAAGTTCGCGGCGCGGATCGCTTCCATCTCCTTGCCGGGGCGATATTGGGTGGAGCCCAGACCAAAGAGCGTCACGAAGGTCTCGTCATCCATGTCCTCGGGCAGGAAGACACCGGCGGCTTCGACCTCGGCGCGCTTCTCGGCGATCTTTGTCTGCGTCACGGGCAGGGCGAGTGGGTTCATGATGGCCGAGGTCATCCCGGCGGCCGCCGCCATGGGCAGGAAGGCGTTGTTGATGCCGTGGCGGTTGGGCAGCCCGAAGGATATGTTCGAGGCACCGCAGGTCGTATTCACGCCAAGCTCGTCGCGCAGGCGCCGCACCAGCGTGAAGACCTGCAAACCGGCGGTCCCCATCGCACCCACCGGCATGACCAGCGGGTCGACGACGATGTCATGCGCCGGGATGCCATAGTCCGCCGCGCGCTGGACGATCCGCTTGGCGACTTCGAAGCGCACGTCCGGGTCCTCGGAAATGCCCGTGTCGTCGTTGGAGATCGCCACAACCGGCACGTTGTATTTCGCGACGAGCGGCAGGACGAACTCCATGCGCTCTTCCTCACCCGTCACCGAGTTGACGAGCGGACGGCCCTTGGCGGCCTTGAGACCGGCTTCCAGCGCCGCCGGAACCGAGCTGTCAATGCAGAGCGGCACGTCGACCAAACCCTGCACAAGCTCGATCATCGCCGTCATGAGCGGCGGTTCCGTTTCGTTGGGGTTGGGGTTGGAGTTATAGACCACGCCTGCGTTCACATCGAGAACCGTCGCACCGCAGGCGACCTGCGCCACCGCATCGCGTTCCACGGTCGAATAGTCGCCCGCTTCCAGCTCGGCTGCGAGCTTCTTGCGGCCCGTGGGGTTGATGCGTTCGCCGATCACGCAGAAGGGTTCGTCGAACCCGATTGTCACGGTCTTGGTTGCAGATTCGAGAACGGTGCGGGTCATTGCTTATCCTTGGGTCGTTGGGGCGAAGCCCCCGTTGGAAATCAGCGCCTTGAGGCGGTCTGTGTCATATTCGGCGTCAAGCTTCGCGGCCTGCGCCCGGGCAATCTCTGCGTCGTCGCCCTCGACGGAAAAGGCATCGGCCTTGCGCCACTGGGCGAGGTAGTCATCGGTTCCGGCAAGGCCCGAGGCCATGGCGGCACGGTCGATGGCCTGTTCGAAGCGTTCGGGCAGGGGGGTCTTGGCGGCCTTCCTGCCACGGCCCACGATCACCTGCGCAGGAATGTCGCGCCAGTAAACGATTGTGACGTCAGCCATGTGTCTCTCCCTTCCGCCCGCAAGCTATCGGCCCCACCCGGGGCCGCGCAGCAAATTGCGACATTTCGCAGGGTGATAGCGGCTTGCGACAGATTGCGCCACGTCCGAGCCGGAAATCAGGCTTGAAAGTTTCACATATTCATCTTCGACGAAGGGTTTCCTATCACAGCGCTTGCCAGAGATTGCCGCGGACATTACCTTGAGGATAACTCGATATGGAGGGCGTTACGTCATGGCGCCCAAGCGTCCCGAAGGTGCGGGCGCGTTCCCGAAAGCGGTCGAGCAGCCCGCGCCGCAAAGCCCGGATCCAGACAGCCTTTATGCCGCCCTGGACCTTGGCACAAACAGTTGCCGCATGTTGATTGCCCAACCAAAGGGCAATCAGTTTCATGTGGTCGACAGTTTTTCGAAGTCCGTTCAGCTGGGGCAGGGGCTCTCGGCGAGCGGGCGGTTGTCGCGTGCCTCCATGGCGCGCACGGTGCAGGCGCTCAAGATCTGCCAGCGCAAACTTCAGAAACACGATGTGATCAACATGCGACTCGTGGCAACCGAGGCCTGTCGGCGTGCCTCCAACGCCCGTGATTTCATGGGCTATGTGACGCGCGAAACCGGTCTGAAGCTCGAGATCATCAAGCCAGAGGAAGAGGCGCGGCTCGCCGTGATCTCCTGTGCGCCGCTCGTGGCGACGCGGACCGAGCAGCTCCTTGTCGTGGATATCGGCGGCGGCTCGACCGAATTGGTCTGGCTCGACCTGTCCCATGTCCCCAAACGCGAGCGGCAGAAGTCGATCATGCGGCTTCACAAGGGCTTCGAGGGCGATCCCGGGCCTTTCCCGGTGGCCCGCGTGGTGGACTGGATTTCCGTGCCCTTGGGGGTCGCGACCCTGCGCGAACAATTCGACGACGTCGACGACGATGCGGCGCGCTTCGCGCTCATGTCGTGGTATTTCGAGGAACAGCTTGGCGACTTCAGTCCCTTCCACAAGGCACAGGCGCGCGAGGGGTTTCAGATCATCGGCACTTCCGGCACCGTCACCACCGTGGCCGCGACCCATCTGGGCCTTCGCCGCTATGATCGCAACAAGGTCGACGGGCTGCGCATGACCTCGGACCAGATCGACAAGGTGATCCGGGGCTATCTGGCCGCAGGACCGGACGGACGGCGCAACGACCCGCGCATCGGCAAGGACCGTCAGGCGCTCATCATGTCGGGCGCCGCGATCCTGCAGGCGCTCTTGCGCGTCTGGCCCACGGACCGGCTTTCGGTGGCGGATCGCGGGTTGCGCGAGGGGCTGCTTTACGCGCAGATGTCCTCCGACGGCGTATTGGAAGACGGGCCTTTCTGATGGCGAAGAAGACGACAGGGAAATCCGGGGCGGGCAAGGGCTCCTCCGGTCGGGGGCAGCGTGACCTTCGCGTGAAGGTCAAGACCGCGCGTGGACGCAAGCTCTCGTCCACGCTCTGGCTCGAGCGGCAGCTGAACGATCCCTATGTGAAACGCGCCCAGGCCGAGGGCTTCCGGGGCCGGGCTGCCTTCAAGATCCTCGAAATCGACGACAAGTTCCGCTTTCTCGTGCCCGGCGCCCGGGTGGTGGACCTTGGCTGCGCGCCGGGGGGCTGGCTTCAGGTCGCGGTCGAACGGGTCAACGCCCTGGGCGAGAAAAAGGGCAAGAAGATCGGCACCGTGCTGGGTGTCGATCTTCAAGAGGTCGAGCCGGTCGCCGGGGCCGAGGCCCATGTCCTCGACTTCATGGAGGATGACGCCGATCTCAAGGTGAAGGACTGGCTCGGGGGCCGGGCCGATGTGGTCATGTCCGACATGGCGGCGGCCTCGTCCGGGCACAAGCAGACCGACCACCTGCGTATCATCGCGCTTTGTGAAACCGCCGCTCAATTCGCCTTCGACGTGCTGGACGAGGGCGGGACCTTCGTCGCCAAGGTGCTGGCCGGCGGAGCCGAAGGCGAGCTTCAGAAGCTCTTGAAGCAGAAGTTCACCAAGGTCGTGAACATCAAGCCGCCTGCGAGCCGCTCAGATTCGTCCGAGAAATTCGTGGTCGCCACCGGGTTCAGGGGCAGCGTGGCCGGGGAGGATGAGACCGAGGACAGGCCGGAGAGCGAGGGCTGACGGAAGCCGCCCACGCAAGCTCAGGGACAGGCTATGGGCAGGAAACTCGTCGTCATGCCTTCCGACACCACCATGAGCGCGAGCATGTCGGCGGCCTCCATGTCGGGGCCGGGTTTGGGGCAGACCGGGGTGCGAAGCTCGCAACGGGAGGTAACAAAGGCATCCATGCCCTCCACGAAGGTCGCGCTCATGTCTGCCCCCTTGCCATCGAGCACCGCGCTCCAGGCCCGCTCGAACCGCGCGCATTTCTCGTCGCGCCAGCCGGGCGTCAAGTCGGTGCCGGGCTCCGGCGCCTGCGGTCCGGTTTCGGCCAGACCGGCGAGCGGCAGAGTCGCAAGGCAGATGAACGCCGCCGCTTTCACTCCACCTGGTCCAGATAGGCGCCGTAGCCTTCAGTCTCCATGTCCTCGTAGGGCACGAAGCGCAACGATGCCGAGTTGATGCAATAGCGCAGCCCGCCCCGGTCCACCGGACCATCGGGGAACACATGCCCGAGATGACTGTCACCATGGGTGGAGCGCACTTCGGTCCGGATCATCCCGTGGGTCGTGTCGCGCAGTTCGTTGATATGTGCGTCGTCGATGGGCTTCGTGAAGGACGGCCAGCCACAGCCGCTTTCGTATTTGTCCGAGGAAGCGAAGAGCGGCTCGCCCGACACCACGTCGACGTAGATCCCGCGCTCCTTGTTGTGCAGAAGCGCGCCGGTGCCGGGGCGTTCGGTGCCCGACTGCTGGGTGACGTAATACTGCATCTCGTCCAAAGCGGCGACGACATCGGGGTTCTTTTCATATTTGGCCATGGGTGTCTCCTCTGCGTTGCCGCCAATATGGGACCGGGCAGGGTGCGCGTCACCCCGTCCGACTGTTGCAACGGGTCAATTCCCGGTCACCCGCGCGCCTTGGGATGCGGCACGAATTCCTCGGTGTCCCCCGGCGGCAATGTGAACCGCCCATGCTCGAAGTCGCCGCCGATCCAGGCTTCCTGTGCCGCTTCCAGTTTCTCGCGCGACGAGGCGACGAAGTTCCACGAGATGTAGCGCGGCCCGTTGAGTGTTTCGCCGCCGAGCACCATGACCCGGGCTCCCGTAGGACCGGCTGTCAGCGCCACGCGGTCGCCGGGGCGAAACACGCCCATCCGGTGCGGTGCGAAGACGTCGCCCGCAACTTCGACCTCGCCTTCCATCACATAGAAAGCCCGGTCCTCGTGGTCGTCCGGCATCGGGAGCGTCGCATGGGGCGCAAGCGTCACATCGGCGTAGAACATGTCGGAGAAGGTCCTCACGGGGGCAGCCTGTCCCCAGACCCGACCCACGATGAGCCGCGCGCTCACCCCGTCGACTTCGATCACCGGCAGATCGCCTTTCGCGTGGTGCTCGAAGCTGGCGTCGTCATCTTCACGGTCCTCGGGCAGCGCCACCCAAGTCTGGATGCCGAAGAGGCTTTGGCGGCCCACCCGGTCCTCCTTCGCCGAACGTTCGGAATGGGTGACGCCATTGCCCGCCACCATCCAGTTGACCGCGCCCGGTGTGATCATCCGGTCGGAACCAAGGCTGTCCAGATGCCGGAACTGCCCCTGGTAAAGATAGGTGACGGTTGCCAGCCCGATATGCGGATGCGGGCGCACGTCGAGCCCGTCGTCGATGAACTCCACCGGCCCCATCTGGTCGAAGAAGATGAAGGGTCCCACCATCTGCCGTTTCGCGGCAGGGAGCGCGCGGCGCACCTCGAACCCGCCAAGGTCGCGGGCGCGCGGCACGATGACGGTCTCCAAGGCGCCGGGATCGGTCGCAAGGGTGGGGTCGAACCCCGGAAAATGGCTCATGGCTTATCCTTTCACGTCGGCCCAGTCGGGGTGGCGGTCGAACTGAGCATGGGCGAAGGGGCAAAGCGGCACCAGTTTGTAGCCTCCCGCCCGCGCATCCTCGACCGCCCGTTTGACGAGCAGGGCGCCCGCACCCTTGCCCCGGAGCGCATCGGGCACGCCGGTATGGT harbors:
- a CDS encoding methyltetrahydrofolate cobalamin methyltransferase, whose translation is MTRTVLESATKTVTIGFDEPFCVIGERINPTGRKKLAAELEAGDYSTVERDAVAQVACGATVLDVNAGVVYNSNPNPNETEPPLMTAMIELVQGLVDVPLCIDSSVPAALEAGLKAAKGRPLVNSVTGEEERMEFVLPLVAKYNVPVVAISNDDTGISEDPDVRFEVAKRIVQRAADYGIPAHDIVVDPLVMPVGAMGTAGLQVFTLVRRLRDELGVNTTCGASNISFGLPNRHGINNAFLPMAAAAGMTSAIMNPLALPVTQTKIAEKRAEVEAAGVFLPEDMDDETFVTLFGLGSTQYRPGKEMEAIRAANFLLNNDAHGAEWIRFNQPGSSSAGAAGGRRGGRRRRG
- a CDS encoding class I adenylate-forming enzyme family protein, which encodes MDAIFAPDHTLTPPPAAFNLAAYVLSGGAETPDKPALSLVSPEGREDWSYARLTETVRRIAGGLLTLGLEPGDRVLLRLGNDVEFPLAFLGAIWAGLVPVPTSSQLTDGEITKMALQIEPRLIIASPGIAVPSPATAPIKTLEDIRALAHGLGPAASMGDTHRPAYAIFTSGTSGKPRAVLHAHRAIWARRMMWEGWYDLTANDRLMHAGAFNWTYTLGTGLMDPWSIGATALIPTPGTPSSALPGLLVRERVTIFAAAPGVYRQMLRVGVTGSASLRHGLSAGEKLAAPIRTAWEEATGTTLHEAFGMSECSTFISGSPRKPAPPGTLGYPQPGRRIAVIGEDGPVPRGAPGILAVHESDPGLMLGYVGAEEETRARYAGEWFLTGDSARMEADGAITYLGRDDDMMNAGGFRVSPLEVESAMMRHPAVHEAAVVEVAVSESASVIACFYQPEVGVSVNDAALAAHAETHLARYKTPRIFVAVEAVPRGANNKVLRRALRDRAAAGEFPAIPRRD
- a CDS encoding RlmE family RNA methyltransferase, which gives rise to MAKKTTGKSGAGKGSSGRGQRDLRVKVKTARGRKLSSTLWLERQLNDPYVKRAQAEGFRGRAAFKILEIDDKFRFLVPGARVVDLGCAPGGWLQVAVERVNALGEKKGKKIGTVLGVDLQEVEPVAGAEAHVLDFMEDDADLKVKDWLGGRADVVMSDMAAASSGHKQTDHLRIIALCETAAQFAFDVLDEGGTFVAKVLAGGAEGELQKLLKQKFTKVVNIKPPASRSDSSEKFVVATGFRGSVAGEDETEDRPESEG
- a CDS encoding helix-turn-helix domain-containing protein, which translates into the protein MSQNQPSPDKDGQPSLIKLAREREGGAEVADPMPLDLGERVRDLRKSRGWTLEQAASQAGLARSTLSKIENGQMSPTYEALKKLAVGLEISVPQLFTPPRDARVSGRMTVTKSGEGQEHPTATYEHELLAGALTKKAMLPYRARVRARRFDEFDGWVRHDGEEFLYVLTGAIRLITEFYEPIDMRRGDSAYYDASMGHNVISTSEEDALILWVTSL
- a CDS encoding MFS transporter, with product MIQVLGSSWALLLGIMLLMVGNGIQGTLLGIRGALEGFSTFEMSIVMSSYFAGFLFGSRMAPELIRKVGHIRVFAALGSFISAVLILYPTLTDPVAWSLLRLFIGFCFSGVYVTAESWLNNAADNQNRGKALSLYLIVQMIGIIVAQGLVVVGDPSGFILFVIPSVLVSIAFAPILLSVSPTPPFDTARRLTLRKLFEISPLGVIGILFVGAAYAVMFGMAGVYGTEAGLSKENLSYFVASFYLGGLLLQYPIGWLSDRIGRRVLIIAAATIGVVASLTAYLIPGYGTLLLSAFFIGGMMGPLYGLLLAHTNDYLEPEEMAAASAGMMFINGVGAIVGPLAAGWIMGPLGAGGFFLVLGVLLSVVIAYAVWRSTQRAAIPVDETAGYVSVMPQASPVAVELAQEIYVEAREDAQESVEETDAKV
- a CDS encoding DUF924 family protein, giving the protein MATPEEILSFWLDEVGPEGWYAAGETLDRSIIERFGGAWAQATQGAFSLWLTYPSGTLAYIILLDQFPRNMFRDEAKAFSTDKVALAAAKCAIDKGWDMKIAEPARQFFYLPLMHSENLADQDRCVRLMLTRMPETGQPNLLHAKVHREVIRRFGRFPYRNQALSRTTTASEAAFVDQGGYGAVLRELSA
- a CDS encoding pirin family protein → MSHFPGFDPTLATDPGALETVIVPRARDLGGFEVRRALPAAKRQMVGPFIFFDQMGPVEFIDDGLDVRPHPHIGLATVTYLYQGQFRHLDSLGSDRMITPGAVNWMVAGNGVTHSERSAKEDRVGRQSLFGIQTWVALPEDREDDDASFEHHAKGDLPVIEVDGVSARLIVGRVWGQAAPVRTFSDMFYADVTLAPHATLPMPDDHEDRAFYVMEGEVEVAGDVFAPHRMGVFRPGDRVALTAGPTGARVMVLGGETLNGPRYISWNFVASSREKLEAAQEAWIGGDFEHGRFTLPPGDTEEFVPHPKARG
- a CDS encoding GNAT family N-acetyltransferase codes for the protein MTDIRREETGSKGRYTLVIDGHEAEMTYSRLSDTMLIIDHTGVPDALRGKGAGALLVKRAVEDARAGGYKLVPLCPFAHAQFDRHPDWADVKG
- a CDS encoding virulence factor — translated: MADVTIVYWRDIPAQVIVGRGRKAAKTPLPERFEQAIDRAAMASGLAGTDDYLAQWRKADAFSVEGDDAEIARAQAAKLDAEYDTDRLKALISNGGFAPTTQG
- the msrB gene encoding peptide-methionine (R)-S-oxide reductase MsrB — translated: MAKYEKNPDVVAALDEMQYYVTQQSGTERPGTGALLHNKERGIYVDVVSGEPLFASSDKYESGCGWPSFTKPIDDAHINELRDTTHGMIRTEVRSTHGDSHLGHVFPDGPVDRGGLRYCINSASLRFVPYEDMETEGYGAYLDQVE
- the lpdA gene encoding dihydrolipoyl dehydrogenase produces the protein MADTSFDVIVVGSGPGGYVAAIRAAQLGLKTAVIERDHLGGICLNWGCIPTKALLRSAEVYHLMHRAKDFGLSVEKADYDLSAVVARSRGVAKQLSGGVAHLLKKNKVTVVMGAGKLAGKGKVEVKTDKGTETLTAKNIIIATGARARELPGLEADGDLVWTYKHALNPSRMPKKLLVIGSGAIGIEFASFFNTLGSDTTVVEVMDRVLPVEDAEISAFAKKQFEKQGMKIREKSTVKKLDRAKGKVTAHIEAGGKTTTEEFDTVISAVGIVGNVEGLGLEEAGVKVDRTHVVTDEYCRTGVEGLFAIGDIAGAPWLAHKASHEGVMVAELIAGKHAHPVKPNSIAGCTYCQPQVASVGYTEAKAKELGYEVKVGKFPFIGNGKAIALGEPEGMVKTVFDAKTGELLGAHMVGAEVTELIQGYVVGRQLETTEEDLMNTVFPHPTLSEMMHESVLDAYGRAIHF
- a CDS encoding Ppx/GppA phosphatase family protein yields the protein MAPKRPEGAGAFPKAVEQPAPQSPDPDSLYAALDLGTNSCRMLIAQPKGNQFHVVDSFSKSVQLGQGLSASGRLSRASMARTVQALKICQRKLQKHDVINMRLVATEACRRASNARDFMGYVTRETGLKLEIIKPEEEARLAVISCAPLVATRTEQLLVVDIGGGSTELVWLDLSHVPKRERQKSIMRLHKGFEGDPGPFPVARVVDWISVPLGVATLREQFDDVDDDAARFALMSWYFEEQLGDFSPFHKAQAREGFQIIGTSGTVTTVAATHLGLRRYDRNKVDGLRMTSDQIDKVIRGYLAAGPDGRRNDPRIGKDRQALIMSGAAILQALLRVWPTDRLSVADRGLREGLLYAQMSSDGVLEDGPF